The proteins below come from a single Myxosarcina sp. GI1 genomic window:
- a CDS encoding bifunctional nuclease family protein, translating to MIEMKVAGIALEAASRSPFILLKDSSERRALPIFIGQEQARSIISALEKHYPPRPLTHDLIANIFDSWDLNLEKVIIHSLRDNTFYAVLCLQKGEVKKEIDCRPSDAVAIALRTDCPIWVMEEVIADASIPVDRDADDAEREAFKEFVSDLSPEELIKRGGYKQH from the coding sequence ATGATTGAAATGAAAGTTGCTGGCATTGCACTAGAAGCCGCTAGTCGTAGTCCATTTATCCTGCTCAAAGATAGTTCGGAAAGACGAGCATTACCTATTTTTATCGGACAAGAGCAAGCCAGATCGATTATCAGCGCGTTGGAAAAACATTATCCCCCTCGCCCTCTCACTCACGATCTAATCGCGAATATTTTTGACAGTTGGGATTTGAACCTGGAAAAAGTTATCATTCATTCTTTGAGAGATAATACATTTTATGCGGTTCTCTGTCTGCAAAAAGGTGAAGTCAAAAAAGAAATTGATTGTCGCCCGAGTGATGCTGTTGCTATTGCTCTGCGGACTGATTGTCCAATTTGGGTAATGGAAGAAGTAATTGCCGATGCTTCAATTCCTGTAGACCGAGATGCTGATGATGCCGAACGAGAGGCTTTTAAAGAATTTGTTTCCGATCTCAGTCCAGAGGAGCTAATCAAACGAGGTGGCTACAAGCAACACTAG